A window of the Kosakonia sp. BYX6 genome harbors these coding sequences:
- a CDS encoding methyl-accepting chemotaxis protein, translating into MSALFRRTGLGAKLSLLTGASVATLFLLFTFLMSNKASQQLETLAMEDLHNQSTGVVDMVEMFNSSLSEEVESYTRLFSSFLPQPLTIDPQQRREINGIDVPLFKGGDTELHDNNAIPDDFLNRTGAIATLFVRSGDDFVRVATSLRKENGDRAIGTKLDHASPAFALVMKGDVYRGLAQLFGKRYITQYQPVKDASGNVIAILFVGVDISRSWDVMRNKILGRKLGESGHFFVLDRNPGKNYGSYLFHDTDEGKRPQWDENDLQTLLKNSSGTLARESADGRTLMLSYTALPGWNWTVVGEVDKAVLLHDVTTMRDQFLIAGAIVSLLFAALFVVIIRRWLTRPLRSVIDLAQQYAAGDLRATLAVDRQDEVGQLIVAINGIGDGLHKIVLQVRESAAEINLGTNALASDSSEISEQINKQAASVEETSASMEQIAATVQQTAANMEQTQHLVNETTEAVQKGGDTVDNSVATMEDIRGASQRIADITHVIESIAFQTNILALNAAVEAARAGEHGKGFAVVAQEVRALAARSANAVKEIEALIGDTLKKVGEGHAQSEATRIAMQSIISHMNNINQLVHEINHASHEQSAGINQVNLAMTHIGDATHINAGRVSQSEETARTLREKGAHLSELVSLFRLKMD; encoded by the coding sequence ATGAGCGCCCTATTTCGTCGCACCGGTCTCGGTGCAAAATTGTCACTGCTGACTGGCGCAAGCGTCGCAACGCTTTTCCTCTTATTTACTTTTCTGATGAGCAATAAAGCCAGCCAACAGCTGGAAACGCTGGCCATGGAAGACCTGCACAATCAGTCCACCGGCGTGGTGGATATGGTTGAAATGTTCAACAGCAGTCTGAGTGAAGAGGTCGAAAGCTACACGCGCTTGTTTAGCAGTTTTCTGCCGCAACCCCTGACCATTGACCCGCAACAACGCCGGGAAATTAACGGCATCGATGTCCCCTTATTCAAAGGCGGCGACACCGAGTTGCACGACAACAACGCCATTCCTGATGATTTCCTCAACCGCACCGGCGCAATTGCGACGCTGTTTGTCCGCAGCGGCGATGATTTTGTCCGCGTCGCGACATCACTGCGTAAAGAGAACGGCGATCGCGCGATTGGCACCAAACTGGATCACGCCAGCCCGGCTTTCGCGCTGGTGATGAAAGGCGATGTCTATCGCGGCCTCGCGCAACTGTTCGGCAAACGCTACATCACCCAATATCAACCGGTGAAAGACGCCAGCGGCAACGTCATTGCCATTCTGTTTGTCGGTGTGGATATCTCCCGTTCCTGGGACGTGATGCGCAATAAAATCCTTGGTCGCAAACTGGGTGAAAGCGGGCATTTCTTCGTTCTCGACCGTAACCCAGGCAAAAATTACGGTAGCTACTTGTTCCACGATACCGATGAAGGCAAACGCCCGCAGTGGGATGAAAATGACCTGCAAACCCTGCTGAAAAACAGCAGCGGGACGCTGGCACGCGAAAGCGCGGATGGACGCACGCTGATGCTTTCCTACACCGCCCTACCCGGCTGGAACTGGACGGTCGTCGGCGAAGTCGACAAAGCGGTATTGCTGCATGATGTCACCACCATGCGCGATCAGTTCCTGATCGCCGGTGCAATTGTTTCCCTGCTGTTCGCCGCCCTGTTTGTGGTGATTATTCGCCGCTGGCTGACGCGCCCGCTGCGCAGCGTGATCGATCTTGCCCAGCAATATGCGGCAGGCGATCTGCGCGCCACGCTCGCTGTCGATCGCCAGGATGAAGTCGGTCAGTTGATCGTGGCGATTAACGGCATCGGCGATGGCCTGCATAAAATTGTGCTGCAAGTACGTGAATCCGCCGCCGAGATCAACCTCGGCACCAACGCGCTGGCTTCTGATAGCAGCGAGATCAGCGAGCAGATCAACAAACAGGCCGCCAGCGTGGAAGAAACCTCTGCCAGCATGGAGCAAATCGCCGCCACTGTGCAGCAAACCGCCGCCAATATGGAGCAAACGCAGCATCTGGTGAATGAAACGACCGAAGCGGTGCAAAAAGGCGGCGACACGGTGGATAACTCTGTCGCCACGATGGAAGATATTCGCGGCGCATCACAGCGGATCGCCGACATTACCCATGTGATCGAGTCCATTGCCTTCCAGACCAATATTCTGGCGCTCAACGCCGCGGTCGAAGCTGCGCGCGCAGGCGAACACGGAAAAGGGTTTGCCGTGGTTGCCCAGGAAGTCCGCGCGCTGGCGGCACGCAGCGCCAACGCCGTGAAAGAGATCGAAGCCTTGATTGGCGATACGTTAAAGAAAGTCGGCGAAGGCCATGCCCAGTCGGAAGCGACGCGCATCGCGATGCAGTCGATCATCAGCCATATGAACAATATCAACCAGTTAGTTCATGAGATTAACCACGCCTCCCATGAGCAATCGGCGGGGATTAATCAGGTGAACCTGGCGATGACGCATATTGGCGATGCGACGCACATCAACGCCGGGCGCGTTTCGCAAAGTGAAGAAACCGCCCGCACGCTGCGGGAGAAAGGCGCACATCTGAGCGAACTGGTGAGCCTGTTCCGCTTAAAAATGGATTAA